The Sorangiineae bacterium MSr11367 genome window below encodes:
- a CDS encoding tetratricopeptide repeat protein gives MHSQRPPSAQRSPARRAPDPTPESAGPAAGATGATRAAEGLELRLAIGKGGLGLELGRPFSMGVLEIMELVIALPTVRFPLDVSGGVSRFRHRRGTLDRISAELPVQRLRRWAAGRLRGLIGVGPCEVWVGVEKYGASFALSSEIAILAFSVAVTVTGEDVSLMVTRARGTGLPAPPTAMAISAIEALIGNLARREGARFVVPRAVTKVARALLPEAGVRTPGTADVSITSIAAAHDAWIVHASAHPVAAEPTEIATRALEAVAITRAADEARLGKDYEGARALDLLSLERAPRHPEIASRIAEIDAFVGGRAEAALATIAEVDREEGRGSHLDFLRAELLAETGDVRGAIAAFERAGEHETAPVLAARAFERAAELTRDALEAAGWLDRAVAHAPAVPRIRWARVQRRLALGRTQDARADVEHLEAQASGPRARYDVWWRAGAAWQDQGLVADAAPLFERALRFVPDDAHALAGLGRALVARGKTARGVALLTRAIDLREDGNEDAAGLHIDLAKALAEKLDDRPAAIVHVRAVRHGGRDAVEARALEGRWRAELGDVAGASLAFARLRDHAETLPPGNREAHEPTAAFLLEAAIFEREVLHDSLAAQRHLAAALRLCPNHFGIASAYRAVGAEIAGIAAPPPAPPSELGESSDGFSPDEFANMEGLSMARLPPSPPSIMNIGLGGTGEHGDDVQEAEDEARVEELTRQLQADPTRDDVVDELVDRLLRLGRSHELFALLSARLEDATPDRRVTLVPKQRDVLTRLEADARARGQDLEAQLFASARDALS, from the coding sequence GTGCATTCCCAGCGGCCACCCTCAGCGCAACGAAGTCCAGCGCGTCGCGCCCCGGATCCGACCCCCGAATCGGCGGGCCCGGCCGCAGGCGCGACAGGCGCGACGCGTGCGGCGGAGGGGCTCGAGCTGCGGCTGGCCATCGGCAAAGGTGGGCTCGGGTTGGAGCTGGGGCGGCCTTTTTCGATGGGGGTGCTCGAGATCATGGAGTTGGTGATCGCACTCCCGACGGTGCGCTTTCCCCTCGATGTCTCGGGTGGGGTGTCGCGCTTTCGGCATCGGCGCGGGACGTTGGACCGCATCAGCGCGGAGCTTCCCGTCCAGCGGCTTCGACGGTGGGCGGCGGGGCGCCTGCGCGGCCTCATCGGGGTCGGCCCGTGCGAGGTGTGGGTCGGGGTGGAGAAGTACGGGGCGTCGTTCGCCCTTTCGTCGGAGATCGCCATCTTGGCGTTCTCGGTGGCGGTCACGGTCACGGGGGAGGACGTGTCGCTGATGGTGACGCGGGCCCGCGGGACAGGGCTTCCCGCCCCCCCGACGGCCATGGCGATTTCGGCGATCGAGGCGCTGATTGGGAATCTGGCCCGGCGCGAAGGGGCTCGCTTCGTCGTGCCGCGGGCCGTGACCAAGGTGGCGCGCGCGCTGCTTCCCGAGGCGGGCGTGCGCACGCCAGGAACGGCGGACGTGAGCATCACGTCGATCGCGGCGGCGCACGATGCGTGGATTGTGCATGCATCGGCGCATCCCGTGGCCGCGGAGCCCACGGAGATAGCGACGCGCGCGCTGGAGGCCGTGGCCATCACGCGGGCGGCCGACGAGGCGCGTCTCGGAAAGGACTACGAAGGGGCGCGGGCCCTGGATTTGTTGTCGCTGGAGCGGGCGCCGCGTCACCCGGAGATTGCGTCACGCATCGCCGAGATCGACGCGTTCGTCGGCGGGCGCGCCGAGGCGGCTCTGGCCACCATTGCGGAGGTGGACCGCGAGGAGGGACGCGGATCGCACCTCGATTTTCTCCGGGCGGAGTTGCTCGCCGAAACGGGGGACGTGCGCGGTGCCATTGCCGCGTTCGAGCGGGCCGGCGAGCACGAGACGGCGCCGGTTCTCGCCGCGCGCGCCTTCGAGCGCGCCGCGGAGCTGACACGCGATGCGCTGGAGGCTGCGGGCTGGCTCGATCGGGCGGTCGCGCATGCGCCGGCGGTGCCGCGGATCCGTTGGGCGCGGGTGCAGCGGCGTCTCGCCCTGGGGCGCACGCAGGATGCGCGCGCCGACGTGGAGCACCTGGAGGCCCAGGCCAGCGGGCCGCGTGCGCGCTACGACGTGTGGTGGCGTGCGGGGGCGGCCTGGCAGGATCAAGGGCTGGTCGCGGATGCGGCGCCGCTGTTCGAGCGCGCGCTGCGCTTCGTTCCGGACGACGCGCACGCGCTGGCCGGCTTGGGGCGCGCGCTGGTGGCGCGTGGCAAGACCGCGCGCGGGGTGGCGCTTCTCACGCGCGCCATCGATCTGCGCGAGGACGGGAACGAGGACGCGGCAGGGCTGCACATCGATTTGGCGAAGGCGCTCGCGGAGAAGCTGGACGATCGGCCCGCGGCCATCGTGCACGTGCGCGCGGTCCGGCACGGCGGACGCGATGCAGTGGAGGCGCGCGCGCTCGAGGGGCGCTGGCGCGCGGAGTTGGGCGATGTGGCCGGCGCGTCGCTGGCCTTCGCGCGGCTGCGCGATCATGCCGAGACGCTGCCACCGGGCAACCGCGAGGCCCACGAGCCGACGGCGGCGTTTCTCCTGGAGGCGGCCATTTTCGAGCGCGAGGTGCTGCACGATTCACTGGCCGCGCAGCGCCATCTCGCGGCGGCGTTGCGTCTGTGTCCGAACCATTTCGGCATCGCGTCGGCGTACCGCGCGGTGGGCGCCGAGATCGCGGGCATTGCGGCCCCACCGCCGGCTCCCCCGTCGGAGCTGGGCGAGTCGTCGGACGGGTTCTCCCCGGACGAATTCGCCAACATGGAGGGGCTGTCGATGGCGCGCCTGCCGCCGTCACCTCCGTCCATCATGAACATCGGCCTGGGGGGCACGGGCGAACACGGCGACGATGTGCAGGAGGCGGAGGACGAAGCCCGGGTCGAGGAGCTCACCCGGCAGCTGCAGGCCGATCCCACGCGCGACGACGTCGTGGACGAATTGGTCGATCGCTTGCTGCGACTCGGGCGAAGCCACGAGCTTTTCGCGCTTCTGAGCGCGCGCCTCGAGGACGCCACGCCGGACCGACGCGTGACCCTCGTGCCAAAGCAGCGCGACGTGTTGACGCGCCTCGAGGCCGATGCGCGCGCACGCGGGCAAGATCTGGAAGCGCAGCTCTTCGCCAGCGCCCGCGATGCCCTTTCGTGA
- the sppA gene encoding signal peptide peptidase SppA — MSGKFARYTGLAALAATLAVGCKGRTPSASGSGAPAREPRTGPALALLDLSHGVPEQSTGSAWGLGPRKHSFDEVLRSAERARKDADIKGVLVRFGAVSMGNARAEELGEALEKVRKDKAVYCHGDGYSNQTMFAAARGCTKIFVSPAGEVETVGIAAQVVYMRKLLADELHLTIDFLQVGKFKGAEEPLTRDGPSPEARASLESVLADIRASWLGAIGQGLTRDGQAKPNVAASAEDGPFSPNKAKERGLVDEVGYVDDARDAAKKATGAVREELRFGPGASDDGEASLSGLVRALGSDSVTSAPIALVRATGSISMAPSGGLLGGQEGITEKELGKIVTRLEKNDAVKAVVLRIDSPGGSALASDLLWHRLMRVRAKKPIVVSVGDMAASGGYYLASTANVIFADATSIVGSIGVVGGKIAIGGALEKVGVHAETFPAKPGDTQAATRAAYNSPFMAWDEPTRARVLESMTGVYDLFLARVAEGRKIPVEKVAVSAEGRIFSGREGKNRGLVDEIGGLDAAIAKARELAKLDGDAAVAVVENSPRVLEALGGGGGADEGGEESRAQRVTAVKAAAKSVLDQVAPDMVPFVSALAPLTGEEHQAAAMPYVLVVK; from the coding sequence ATGAGCGGAAAATTCGCGCGATATACGGGCCTGGCCGCGCTGGCGGCGACGCTGGCGGTGGGCTGCAAAGGACGCACGCCGTCGGCTTCAGGCTCGGGTGCGCCCGCCCGCGAGCCGCGCACCGGTCCGGCGCTCGCCCTTCTCGATTTGAGCCATGGCGTGCCGGAGCAGAGCACGGGCAGCGCATGGGGCCTCGGGCCGCGCAAGCATAGCTTCGACGAAGTGCTGCGCTCTGCGGAGCGGGCCCGCAAGGACGCGGACATCAAGGGTGTGCTCGTGCGCTTCGGCGCCGTCAGCATGGGAAATGCGCGCGCCGAGGAACTCGGCGAGGCCCTCGAAAAGGTGCGCAAGGACAAGGCCGTCTACTGCCACGGCGACGGTTACTCGAACCAGACGATGTTCGCGGCGGCCCGGGGCTGCACGAAGATTTTCGTCTCGCCCGCCGGTGAGGTGGAGACCGTGGGCATCGCCGCGCAAGTCGTCTACATGCGCAAGCTGCTTGCCGACGAGCTCCATCTGACCATCGATTTCCTGCAGGTCGGCAAATTCAAAGGCGCCGAGGAGCCGCTCACCCGCGACGGGCCGAGCCCGGAGGCGCGCGCCTCGTTGGAGTCGGTGCTGGCGGACATCCGTGCGAGCTGGCTCGGGGCCATCGGCCAAGGGCTCACGCGCGATGGACAAGCGAAGCCCAACGTGGCGGCATCGGCCGAAGATGGGCCATTTTCGCCCAACAAGGCCAAGGAACGCGGACTGGTCGACGAGGTGGGCTACGTGGACGACGCCCGCGACGCCGCGAAAAAGGCCACGGGCGCTGTTCGCGAGGAGCTCCGCTTCGGTCCCGGCGCGAGCGACGATGGGGAGGCGAGCCTCTCGGGCCTGGTGCGTGCACTCGGCAGCGACAGCGTGACCAGCGCACCCATCGCCTTGGTGCGCGCGACGGGAAGCATCTCCATGGCGCCGAGCGGCGGGCTTTTGGGCGGCCAAGAGGGGATCACCGAGAAAGAGCTCGGGAAGATCGTCACCCGCCTGGAGAAGAACGATGCAGTGAAGGCCGTGGTGCTGCGCATCGACTCGCCCGGCGGCAGCGCGCTGGCGAGCGATCTGCTCTGGCACCGGTTGATGCGGGTGCGGGCGAAAAAGCCCATCGTGGTGAGCGTGGGCGACATGGCCGCGAGCGGCGGGTACTACCTGGCGTCGACCGCGAACGTCATCTTTGCGGATGCCACGAGCATCGTCGGGTCGATCGGTGTGGTCGGCGGCAAGATTGCCATCGGCGGCGCCCTGGAAAAGGTGGGCGTGCACGCCGAGACGTTTCCGGCCAAGCCGGGCGACACCCAGGCCGCGACCCGGGCGGCGTACAACTCGCCGTTCATGGCGTGGGACGAGCCCACGCGGGCGCGCGTGCTGGAGTCGATGACCGGCGTCTACGACCTGTTTTTGGCGCGGGTGGCCGAGGGGCGGAAGATCCCGGTGGAGAAGGTCGCCGTTTCGGCCGAGGGCCGCATTTTCAGCGGGCGCGAAGGCAAGAACCGCGGGCTGGTGGACGAAATCGGCGGCCTCGACGCGGCCATTGCCAAGGCGCGTGAGCTGGCGAAGCTCGACGGCGACGCGGCCGTGGCGGTGGTGGAGAATTCGCCCCGGGTGCTCGAGGCGCTGGGCGGCGGCGGTGGTGCGGATGAGGGCGGCGAAGAGAGCCGCGCGCAAAGGGTGACGGCGGTGAAGGCGGCGGCCAAGTCGGTGCTGGACCAGGTGGCGCCGGACATGGTGCCCTTCGTGTCGGCCCTTGCCCCGCTGACGGGCGAGGAGCACCAGGCTGCCGCCATGCCGTACGTGCTCGTGGTCAAATGA
- a CDS encoding ATP-dependent DNA helicase: MRVADVMGPGSALSRALGGYEPREGQLRMAEAVERALDIERPLFVEAGTGTGKTLAYLIPAALSGKKVVISTGTRALQDQIMSKDLPLVAEVLAPHGIRFRSAMMKGLSNYLCRRRFQELRETEAHRFALETDLIHIEKWVPRSRTGDRVELSMLPDDSRAWFAVQSSTDTRIGKGCAYNDDCFVTQMKQEAEDADLVVVNHHLFFADLALRRGMAAQGRRADMASVIPAYDAVIFDEAHQLEDVATTFFGVRASSARVDALVRDALRTLTAAGRGEARGMLDRVEHATHAFFRALPAGRFAAGGVDSRRPLTGQELEGATYELFLKLVAAVDALATYADLFAREESIALIARRAADLKRDLQQIVEGARAIGRGNPEDDEDPQAMRNVAWVETREKSVAIGSSPVHVGGLLRGALFDRVSAVICTSATLAAAGGFHFAKARLGATPEAEELIVASPFDYGSRAGFYVARDLPEPTNPAFEAAAAERIIELVEMTKGGAFVLATSNRAMKNLCGILRGRIREPILLQGEAPKQILLARFRELGNAVLVATMSFWEGVDVPGHALRLVVLDKIPFAVPTDPLVASRSAEVERQGGNPFSQYSVPAAAILLKQGFGRLLRTRKDGGVIALLDRRATTKGYGRMLLSSLPPARRLGSMDDVRAFWRELDLVGS, from the coding sequence ATGCGAGTTGCGGATGTCATGGGGCCGGGATCGGCCCTCAGCCGGGCCCTGGGCGGTTACGAGCCGCGCGAAGGGCAACTTCGCATGGCGGAGGCGGTGGAGCGCGCCCTGGATATCGAGCGTCCCCTGTTCGTCGAGGCGGGCACCGGCACGGGAAAGACGCTCGCCTACCTGATTCCGGCGGCCCTGAGCGGGAAAAAAGTGGTCATCTCCACCGGCACCCGCGCCCTGCAGGACCAAATCATGTCCAAGGACCTCCCCCTGGTGGCGGAGGTGCTCGCACCGCACGGTATTCGATTCCGTTCGGCCATGATGAAGGGCTTATCGAACTATTTATGCCGCCGCCGCTTCCAGGAGCTGCGTGAAACCGAGGCCCACCGCTTCGCCCTCGAGACGGACTTGATCCACATCGAGAAGTGGGTGCCGCGCAGCCGCACCGGCGACCGGGTCGAGCTCTCCATGCTCCCCGACGACTCCCGCGCCTGGTTCGCCGTGCAGTCGTCCACGGACACGCGCATCGGCAAAGGGTGCGCCTACAACGATGACTGCTTCGTCACGCAAATGAAGCAGGAGGCCGAGGACGCGGACTTGGTGGTGGTGAATCACCACCTCTTTTTCGCGGATCTCGCCCTGCGGCGGGGCATGGCCGCGCAAGGACGGCGTGCGGACATGGCCAGCGTCATCCCGGCCTACGACGCGGTCATCTTCGACGAGGCCCACCAGCTCGAGGACGTGGCGACCACGTTCTTCGGCGTGAGGGCCTCGAGTGCGCGTGTCGACGCGCTGGTGCGCGATGCGCTTCGCACGCTGACCGCAGCGGGGCGAGGGGAGGCGCGCGGCATGCTCGACCGCGTGGAGCACGCCACCCACGCATTCTTTCGAGCGCTTCCTGCGGGGCGTTTTGCGGCCGGCGGTGTGGACTCGCGCCGGCCGCTCACCGGGCAGGAGCTCGAGGGCGCGACGTACGAGCTTTTCCTGAAGCTGGTCGCGGCCGTGGACGCGCTCGCGACCTACGCGGATCTGTTCGCGCGCGAGGAGTCGATCGCGCTCATCGCGCGCCGGGCGGCGGATTTGAAGCGCGATCTGCAGCAGATCGTCGAGGGAGCGCGGGCCATCGGCCGCGGCAATCCGGAGGACGACGAGGACCCGCAGGCCATGCGCAACGTGGCGTGGGTCGAAACGCGGGAGAAGTCGGTGGCCATCGGCTCGAGCCCCGTTCACGTGGGCGGTTTGCTGCGCGGGGCGCTGTTCGATCGCGTCTCGGCGGTGATTTGCACGAGCGCCACCTTGGCCGCCGCTGGCGGCTTTCACTTTGCGAAAGCCCGGCTCGGGGCCACGCCGGAGGCCGAGGAGCTCATCGTGGCCTCGCCCTTCGACTACGGCTCACGGGCCGGCTTCTACGTGGCGCGCGATCTGCCCGAGCCAACGAACCCCGCGTTCGAAGCGGCGGCCGCGGAGCGCATCATCGAGCTCGTCGAAATGACCAAAGGCGGCGCCTTCGTGCTGGCGACCTCGAACCGCGCGATGAAGAACTTGTGCGGCATCCTGCGCGGTCGCATCCGCGAGCCGATCTTGCTCCAGGGCGAGGCGCCGAAGCAGATCCTGCTGGCGCGTTTTCGCGAGCTTGGCAACGCCGTGCTCGTGGCCACGATGAGCTTTTGGGAAGGCGTGGACGTCCCAGGTCATGCGCTGCGGCTGGTCGTGCTGGACAAGATTCCCTTTGCAGTGCCAACCGACCCTTTGGTGGCATCGCGTTCGGCCGAAGTGGAACGCCAAGGTGGGAATCCATTCTCGCAATATTCCGTTCCGGCCGCGGCAATCTTGCTCAAGCAGGGCTTTGGCCGTCTCTTGCGCACCCGAAAAGATGGCGGCGTCATCGCCTTGCTCGATCGGCGCGCGACCACCAAGGGCTACGGGCGAATGCTCCTGTCGAGCCTCCCGCCGGCGCGACGGCTCGGAAGCATGGACGACGTGCGCGCATTTTGGCGGGAACTCGACCTCGTCGGATCGTGA
- a CDS encoding TerB family tellurite resistance protein, whose translation MSSEHKIHMLAKIARTKGRLAEEPPSTRVIVGTPTSPGSILILAAASYGAKPAEDATVPTGFDPVAVALFESIVEGAYLVASADGVVDDEERRTLERVVTAACGGTVAPKHVAELITELEAWLKEEGLERRIAAVATQITRKSHAREVLRIAALLGQVSHDVSEVERDVLVRLAQACGLQASDVDVALREVADSLAEAAS comes from the coding sequence ATGTCGAGCGAACACAAGATTCACATGCTCGCGAAGATCGCGCGCACGAAAGGGCGCCTGGCGGAGGAGCCTCCGAGCACACGTGTGATCGTGGGGACGCCGACGTCGCCTGGGTCGATTCTCATCTTGGCGGCGGCGTCGTATGGAGCGAAGCCGGCGGAGGATGCGACCGTGCCGACGGGGTTCGATCCCGTGGCGGTCGCGCTGTTCGAGTCCATTGTCGAAGGCGCCTATTTGGTGGCATCGGCCGACGGCGTCGTCGACGACGAGGAACGGCGCACCCTGGAACGGGTCGTTACGGCCGCTTGCGGTGGCACCGTCGCGCCGAAGCACGTGGCGGAGCTCATTACCGAGCTCGAAGCGTGGCTGAAGGAAGAAGGCCTCGAGCGACGCATCGCGGCCGTGGCCACGCAGATCACGCGTAAGAGCCACGCGCGCGAAGTGTTGCGCATTGCCGCGCTGCTGGGGCAAGTCAGCCACGACGTGAGCGAGGTCGAACGCGATGTGCTGGTGCGCCTCGCGCAGGCGTGCGGCCTTCAGGCGAGCGACGTGGACGTTGCCTTGCGCGAAGTGGCCGATTCGCTGGCCGAAGCGGCCTCGTAG
- a CDS encoding carboxypeptidase-like regulatory domain-containing protein has product MKPRIFGRLLVGIPLLVVAAHCKELPLESSLAPRNDCSEHPCQGYQQEGVPVCDRVGQFCKLNSTLDFTLLISTAAGSPAYSMPATAVMKSSDLEAVVAPQICPDGVQCAYIPSLVSALGWYQFDPAAQNTLGRNLGNPAFTTISQHTTWYPLAYDKPSTPPKDPVDTPLSTDFGIPALPVFTPMLVPIPPRSIESLEDRDKPGPGPFGSPSIGWAVSLPAGRYLRVISPDPPFDQVFPPHEQVIDFVGAAFQRVNITSNELDTDPRTFRISPDSSSGPPQDLTGWTAVLQNSVRHRNISRMATLLHSGMNEVTLYTVGHPSLQNVSAELVVAPPPTVLGVPSLIVPALPIISRQPPYPFVPPPANVTGQVVGPDGAPVRATMVFRSVDKPGALVSRPSNVLLRYATTIQTDPFGTFQVPLPLGQYNVAIFPDPSTPEAVPLALWVGTMTVDGSGPKSFPVVRQTEVRGAVVLADGIAVAEASVEAKAAVTPSNPGPFAQAMRSVRTTTDATGAFSLQLDPGDYDIVVRPRVGTRFPWVVSTSHKIADTPVTLDRLVVPAPIAVSVTLVSRARNIQPEDLVRGALVRAFAVPKCPVGQSCGNRAVEIGQAVTDANGKLELFLTEPRNVSAKPPN; this is encoded by the coding sequence ATGAAGCCGCGGATCTTCGGCCGCCTCCTTGTCGGCATTCCCTTGCTCGTCGTCGCAGCGCATTGCAAGGAGCTGCCGCTCGAGTCTTCGCTCGCGCCGAGAAACGATTGCTCGGAGCACCCATGCCAAGGCTACCAGCAAGAAGGCGTACCGGTTTGTGACCGCGTCGGCCAGTTCTGCAAGCTGAACTCGACCTTGGACTTCACGCTGCTGATCTCCACGGCCGCCGGCTCTCCGGCGTACTCGATGCCCGCGACCGCGGTGATGAAATCCTCCGATTTGGAGGCAGTCGTCGCGCCCCAGATCTGTCCGGATGGGGTGCAGTGTGCGTACATTCCAAGTTTGGTAAGCGCGCTGGGGTGGTACCAGTTCGATCCCGCGGCGCAAAATACGTTAGGGCGCAATTTGGGCAACCCGGCCTTTACCACCATCTCGCAGCATACGACGTGGTATCCGCTCGCTTACGACAAGCCTTCAACACCACCGAAGGACCCGGTCGATACGCCATTGTCCACGGACTTCGGCATACCAGCGTTGCCCGTGTTCACCCCCATGCTTGTTCCAATTCCGCCCAGGTCGATCGAGTCCCTGGAGGACAGGGACAAACCCGGACCTGGCCCGTTTGGGAGTCCCAGCATCGGATGGGCCGTTTCTCTTCCCGCGGGGCGCTATTTGCGCGTGATTTCGCCCGATCCGCCGTTCGATCAAGTGTTCCCGCCGCACGAGCAGGTGATCGATTTCGTGGGGGCTGCATTTCAGAGGGTAAACATCACAAGCAACGAGTTGGACACGGATCCCCGCACGTTCCGGATCTCTCCCGACTCCTCGTCCGGACCGCCGCAGGATCTTACGGGTTGGACGGCCGTTCTGCAGAACAGCGTGCGGCATCGCAACATCTCACGCATGGCCACGCTTCTTCATTCGGGGATGAACGAGGTGACTCTCTACACGGTTGGTCATCCCAGTCTGCAGAACGTTTCGGCGGAGCTCGTGGTGGCGCCCCCGCCCACCGTGCTGGGGGTGCCGTCGCTCATCGTCCCGGCGTTGCCGATCATTTCGAGGCAGCCGCCTTATCCTTTCGTTCCGCCGCCAGCCAACGTGACGGGCCAGGTGGTGGGACCCGACGGCGCGCCCGTGCGGGCCACGATGGTCTTTCGAAGCGTGGACAAGCCAGGGGCGCTCGTGTCACGGCCTTCGAACGTGCTCCTTCGTTACGCTACGACGATTCAAACCGACCCTTTCGGCACGTTTCAGGTCCCGCTTCCCTTGGGGCAGTACAATGTGGCGATTTTTCCGGACCCCTCCACCCCTGAGGCTGTGCCGCTGGCGCTTTGGGTCGGGACCATGACGGTGGACGGTTCGGGGCCGAAGTCGTTCCCCGTGGTGCGCCAGACCGAGGTGCGTGGAGCCGTCGTCCTTGCCGATGGTATCGCCGTTGCGGAAGCCAGTGTGGAAGCCAAGGCTGCGGTCACTCCGTCCAATCCGGGGCCCTTTGCGCAAGCGATGCGCAGCGTGCGGACGACTACGGATGCGACGGGAGCATTCTCGCTCCAGCTCGATCCGGGCGATTACGATATTGTCGTCCGACCTAGGGTTGGAACGCGATTTCCATGGGTGGTCTCGACATCGCACAAGATAGCTGACACGCCAGTCACCTTGGACCGCCTCGTGGTACCCGCGCCCATTGCCGTTTCGGTCACGCTCGTCTCGCGAGCACGCAACATCCAACCCGAGGATCTCGTGCGCGGGGCCCTGGTCAGAGCGTTTGCCGTGCCCAAATGCCCCGTTGGGCAGTCGTGTGGGAACCGAGCGGTGGAAATTGGCCAGGCTGTTACGGATGCGAACGGCAAGCTGGAACTCTTTCTGACCGAACCACGAAATGTTTCTGCCAAGCCGCCGAACTGA